A window of Roseiflexus castenholzii DSM 13941 genomic DNA:
GCGAAACTGCGCGATGTCAAAACCAACGATGCGCCGGTGCTGTTGAAAACGGACATGACCGCCGGGCACGCCGGTCCTTCAGGGCGCTACGACCGCCTGCGCGAAACCGCGTTCGAGTATGCCTTCCTGCTCGATTGCCTGGGTCTGGCATCAGAAATGTGCTGACTAATACCAATGACGCTTGACGATGCCGCATGCGTGTCATTCCGAGCCCTTCGCTTCGCTCAGGGTAAACGCAGCGAGGAATCGAAGCCGGTCGCGCACGACCCCTCGCGCTGCTCGGGGTGACCATGCCGGATGTTTACAGGGGTATAAGATAAGAGACGGTGCAGTGCACCGTCTCCACCTTTGACGTTGCACTGCAACGTCTCTCCATTTACTGCTGGACGCGCAGTTCGATGAGCGTAAAGGTATTCTTGCGCACCGAACCGACGGCGTGGTAAATCACCGTTTCACCTGGGCGCGCCTTGACACTGCCAACCCGCACCGGATCGGTTGTTCCGACAAGCGCGAACTGGACGCGGAAGCGCGTGTTCACCGGCAGTTCAGCCGACACCTGCTGACCATTGGCGAGGTTCGGAATGACTGCCAGCGTTGCCGGAGAGCTGAACGTCTTGACGATCAGGTCAACCGGTGGCAGCGGCGCAGTATGACGTGCCATGATGCGGCCATTGCCGGCGCTTGCCGGCGTCACATCGTTCATGAACTTCGATGCCGTCGGTGCGCCGCTGTCAGTCAGGTGGGCAACAATCGTTGCATTCTCACCACTGGCGAACGGAACCGTTGCAGCAACTGCGACCGGCCCACTGCACGGCGGCGTGGACAGCGAAGCGGAAAGATGGATCTTGATGTCGTAAGATCCGGCAGGCAGCTCAATTGGACCGACTGTGTCTGTGTACTTGAAGCGCGTCAGCGCACACGCGCCGTTGACCGATACATCGACCGGCAGGCTGGGTTGAAGACCGAGATCGCGTCCGGGAATGCCATGGACAACATAGACCTTCGCGTTGCCTGCAGCCTGCGCCGGAGCAGTAGAGATGAGCGATGCAAGCGCAAGTGCGATAAGCGCCGCAAGCATGACAAATGATCGGCGAACCACGATGAGTGTCCTCCCTTTCTTCCTTCTTTATATTACCTTCAGAGGGGAACGCAAGCGCTTGCACTCATTTATACGTAGATCATCGCCGATCGGATGTACGTTTGAAGCGGTCACGCCTGCCGCAGTCCAGTACATGATCGCGGGATCGCCATAAAGTTGCGTCCCGATGGTGTGCGTCTCCTGCATTACTTTTGTGCTATACTCTAGCCTGCGATGTAGCCTGCTGAAAGGAAGAACCATGACACAACGACGCGGCGGCATCAAACGAAGCTCACAACTGACCTTCCGACGACGCCTGTTCATTGCGCGCATGTTGCTGCGCGGTCCGACATCGACTGAGGACCTGATTACAGCCGTGCAGCAGGAACTCGGCGCCGAAGGGTATCCGACCGCAGCCGTAGCGGCGCTCAAGCACGATTTGGACGCACTGAAGTCTTCCTACGGATGTCGGATTACGTATCGTCGCGACTCGGGTGGTTATGTCCTGGAAGATTTGGGGACGCTTGCACTTCTGAAAGGGTCTGAGACGGTGCGCGAGACAATGCGATTGCTCGAAGAACGGTTCCCTGCCGACTCGACCGACCCTGGCGCCGTCCATGTGCATGCGCTGCTGCATCACCTCCGGTTGCTGGCGGCAGTTGAGCACTAAGCGCCTGGTCAAAGGAGGAGGGCAAACGTGTTTGGTGGCGTCTCCCCATCTTGATGACGCTCTTTTTCGCACACTCTTGTGATTGTGGGACGATGGTTCACCATCGGCAGGAGTAATACCACCCGTCGCCCATCAGAGATCGTTCTATGTGGGTAAGATGCCTGCGCCCTCACGAGCAGCGTCAACAGGTATGATGAAAGGTCATTCATGCGGCAGATTGTGCTCTCCAGCGGCTGGCGGCTCCGACAGTACGATCCATCGCGCGAATTCACCGCTCAGATCGACGATGAGGAAGGATGGATACCGGCGACAGTCCCCGGCGTCGTTCATCAGGACCTGATCGCTGCCGGGCTGCTGCCAGACCCGTTCGATGGGCTGAATGAATACGCAGCGCAGTGGGTTGGCGAGGTTGCCTGGCTCTATCGGTGCGATTTCGATGCGCCCGACAATAGTGCGCCGGATGAGACCGTAGTGCTGTGCTGCGACGGTCTCGACACATTTGCGACAGTCTGGCTCAACGATGCGCCGGTGTTGACGAATGACAATATGTTCGTTCCACGCCGCGCCGAAGTGACCCGCCTGATCCGGCGAGGGCGCAATCGGCTCATGATGCTCTTCGATTCGGCACTGCGCCGTGGACGAGCGCGCGAAGCGGAGGACGGCGTTCTGCCAGTCTGGAACGGCGATAGCAGCCGCCTGTATGTGCGCAAGGCGCAGTACCACTACGGCTGGGATTGGGGTCCCACGCTGTTAACCGCTGGTCCCTGGCGTCCGGTCCGTCTCGAGTTCTTTACAGCGCGCATCGCCGATGTCTCCTGCCCGGTCGAGGTCGATCCCGATCTGCACCACGCGACAGTCGCTGTGCAGGTGGAGATCGAAGCGGGACAACACACTGCGCGCAATACCGGGGAAATGATGCGCTTCTTCGCCGGGCTGACCGTTCAGGTCGAGCTGATCGATCCTGATGGCGCACCGGTTGCGACTGCCGCGCTGCCGGTCGAGGGAGGCAGCAGCGCAACCAGACTGCACGTGCCTGCACCGCGTTTGTGGTGGCCCAACGGCTATGGCGATCATCCACTGTACCGACTGGTTACCACGCTCCACGACAGCAACGGCGCGCTCGACCGGCGGGAACTGCGCATCGGGCTGCGACGGCTGCGTCTGGTGCAGGCGCCGCTCGATCACGAACCCGGAACCACATTCCTGTTTGAAGTCAACAACATTCCTATCTTTTGCGGCGGGGCGAACTGGATTCCCGCCGACAGTTTCGTGACGCGCATTACCCCGGAAATGTATCGCGGCTGGTGTCAGCAGGCAGCGGCGGCCAACATGGTCATGCTGCGCGTCTGGGGCGGCGGCATCTACGAGGACGACACATTCTACGACGCCTGCGACGAATTGGGATTGCTGGTGTGGCAGGATTTCATGTTTGCCTGCGGCATCTACCCTGCACCCGGATGGTTTCGCGACAGTGTGCGCGCCGAGGCGGAGGCGCAGGTGCGGCGCCTGCGGCATCACCCCTGCCTTGCGCTCTGGTGCGGCAACAATGAAGATTATCAGATTGCCGCCGCCACCGGGCGCTACGATCCCAACCTTACCCCGGAAGAGAATGCCGACCGTTTCCCGGCGCGCCTGATCTATGAGCGCCTGCTGCCCGATATCTGTGCTGTCCTCGATCCAACGCGCCCCTACTGGCCCGGCAGTCCCTACGGCGGCGCCGACGGATCGGATCAGACGTTTGGCGACCGACATACCTGGGATGTCTGGCATGGACGTGTCGCGCCTTACCAGGAGTATGTTGCCTACCATGGTCGCTTCGTCAGTGAATTCGGTATGCAGGCGTTCCCGGATCGCGCCACAATCGAGGCGTTTGCGCCGCCTGCCGAACGCTACCCGCAGAGTCGCACCCTTGATCATCACAACAAAGCAGCCGACGGTCCCCGCCGCCTGGCAGTCTACCTGAGCGACAATGTCCGCATCCCGTCCGATCTGGACGGGTACATCTACGCCACGCAACTGGTGCAGGCGGAGGCGCTGGCGATGGCAATCCGCTCCTGGAGACGACGCTGGGGAGGACCAGGACGCTATGCAACGGCTGGCGCGCTGGTCTGGCAACTGAACGATTGCTGGCCCGTCATCAGTTGGTCGTTGATCGACTACTATCGGCGCGCTAAACCGGCGCTCTATGCCGTGCGACGCGCACTCGCGCCGATCGCTCCAGGGCTGGCGCGCACCGCCGATAGTGCCGAGTTGTGGGTGGTCAATGGAACGACCGCCGCCGCAGATGTCGATGTCGAACTGCGCACATGGACCCTCGGCGGCGATCTGGTGGTGCTCGACAAATTGCGTGTGTCACTCCTCCCCAATCGCACCACCGAACTGGGACAGTTCGGCTTCGATCCGGGGTCAGCGCTGATCTTCGATGCCCGTGTGATTATGAACGATCAGGTCGTGGCGCGTGCCTCGCTCTGGCCCGAACCGCTCAAGTATCTGACATTGCCCGATCCCGTGATCGTCCTGGATCTGGCGTCTGATGATGAGCTGCACATTCGCGCTGCTCGCCCTGCCAAGGGTGTGGTGCTCTTAGCCGGCGACGGCGTCGCCTGGAGCGACAATTACCTCGATCTGATGCCCGGCGACGAGCAGGTGATCCGCGCCGACGGTCTGGGCGAGCGACCGCTGAGCGTGCGCTGGCTCGGAATGGAATAAGATGCCCTCTCACGTATAGACCGACTGCTCATCGACCTGATCGGTCTCCTGCTCCGCCGGCGCCGGTTCGACATATCGACCATAGAGCATGGTCAGTTCCTTTAGACGCGAGATAATCGCCGGCGTCAACTGATGCAGGCTGAAGCGCCATGTCCAGTTGCCGCCAGGGCGACCCGGCGTATTCATGCGCGCCTCGCTCCCCAACGATAGCACATCCTGTAATGGGATGATCGCCGTATCCGCCACCGACGATAGTGCGGCCCGGATGAAGTCCCAGGCAATATCATCGCCGCTGCGCCCCAGGTACAACTGCACATGGCGCCGTTCTTTCTCCGATGCGGTGCGCCACCATCCCAGAGTTGTATCGTTGTCGTGCGTGCCAGTATACACGACGCAGCGCTGGATATGATTGTGTGGCAGATAGGGCTGATCGGCTTTTCCACCAAAGGCGAACTGTAACACCCGCATCCCCGGAAAGCCAAACCGGTCGCGCAGTGCTTCGACATCAGGCGTAATCACCCCCAGGTCCTCTGCAACAATTGGCAGTGCGCCAAGCGCCCGTTCGACCGCCTCGAACAGATCGGCGCCCGGACCCTCGATCCAGCGCCCATTGACTGCCGTCTCTTCGTCGGCTGGCACTTCCCAGTACGCTGCAAAGCCGCGAAAATGATCGACACGCACAATATCAACCAGCGTTAGCGTAGCGCGGAACCGCTCGATCCACCAGTCATAGCCGCGTTCTCTCAGCACATCCCAGCGATAGAGCGGGTTGCCCCACAACTGCCCCGTGGCGCTGAAGTAGTCGGGCGGGACGCCGGCCACTACTGTTGGTCTGCCTTCCTGGTCCAGGAAAAATAACTCAGGATGCGCCCAGACATCGGCGCTGTCGTAGGCGACGAAGATCGGAATGTCTCCCATCATCTGAATACCGAGGTCATTGACATACTTCTTCAACGCCAGCCACTGATCGAAGAAGAGATACTGAATGAAGCACTGGTAGGCGATCTCGTCGGCATAAGTGCGACGCGCTGCATCGAGTGCAGCGGGATCGCGGCTGCGCAAACCTGCATCCCACGATGACCAGGAACCGCCGCCATTGGCGCTTTTTAAGGCAGCGAACAGCGCGTAGTCGTTAAGCCAGGACGCCTGAGTCTCACAGAACGCCTCGAAATCGGGGCGCAGATGATCGGCGAACCCCTGCTGAAAGCGCGCGAAGGCGCGCCGAAGCATGCGCTGCTTGAACGGAATGACGGCGCCATAATCGACGGCGGTATCGGGCAGGATCGGCGCATCGGCGAGGTCCGACGGCGCGAGCAGCGCTTCTTCGAGCAAAATGTCGAAGTTGATCAGCAATGGGTTGCCGGCAAAGGCGGAGAAACTCTGGTAGGGCGAGTCGCCATAACCGGTCGGACCAAGTGGCATAACCTGCCAGATGCGCTGGCCCGCAGCCGCAAGAAGATCGGCGAAATCATACGCGCTATCGCCCAGATCACCAATACCCCATCGCGAAGGGAGCGATGTCGGGTGCAACAGAATACCGCTGGCTCGTTGGCGGTTCATAGATCGTCCTCGCAAT
This region includes:
- a CDS encoding DUF4397 domain-containing protein codes for the protein MVRRSFVMLAALIALALASLISTAPAQAAGNAKVYVVHGIPGRDLGLQPSLPVDVSVNGACALTRFKYTDTVGPIELPAGSYDIKIHLSASLSTPPCSGPVAVAATVPFASGENATIVAHLTDSGAPTASKFMNDVTPASAGNGRIMARHTAPLPPVDLIVKTFSSPATLAVIPNLANGQQVSAELPVNTRFRVQFALVGTTDPVRVGSVKARPGETVIYHAVGSVRKNTFTLIELRVQQ
- the malQ gene encoding 4-alpha-glucanotransferase, with translation MNRQRASGILLHPTSLPSRWGIGDLGDSAYDFADLLAAAGQRIWQVMPLGPTGYGDSPYQSFSAFAGNPLLINFDILLEEALLAPSDLADAPILPDTAVDYGAVIPFKQRMLRRAFARFQQGFADHLRPDFEAFCETQASWLNDYALFAALKSANGGGSWSSWDAGLRSRDPAALDAARRTYADEIAYQCFIQYLFFDQWLALKKYVNDLGIQMMGDIPIFVAYDSADVWAHPELFFLDQEGRPTVVAGVPPDYFSATGQLWGNPLYRWDVLRERGYDWWIERFRATLTLVDIVRVDHFRGFAAYWEVPADEETAVNGRWIEGPGADLFEAVERALGALPIVAEDLGVITPDVEALRDRFGFPGMRVLQFAFGGKADQPYLPHNHIQRCVVYTGTHDNDTTLGWWRTASEKERRHVQLYLGRSGDDIAWDFIRAALSSVADTAIIPLQDVLSLGSEARMNTPGRPGGNWTWRFSLHQLTPAIISRLKELTMLYGRYVEPAPAEQETDQVDEQSVYT
- a CDS encoding beta-mannosidase, whose product is MRQIVLSSGWRLRQYDPSREFTAQIDDEEGWIPATVPGVVHQDLIAAGLLPDPFDGLNEYAAQWVGEVAWLYRCDFDAPDNSAPDETVVLCCDGLDTFATVWLNDAPVLTNDNMFVPRRAEVTRLIRRGRNRLMMLFDSALRRGRAREAEDGVLPVWNGDSSRLYVRKAQYHYGWDWGPTLLTAGPWRPVRLEFFTARIADVSCPVEVDPDLHHATVAVQVEIEAGQHTARNTGEMMRFFAGLTVQVELIDPDGAPVATAALPVEGGSSATRLHVPAPRLWWPNGYGDHPLYRLVTTLHDSNGALDRRELRIGLRRLRLVQAPLDHEPGTTFLFEVNNIPIFCGGANWIPADSFVTRITPEMYRGWCQQAAAANMVMLRVWGGGIYEDDTFYDACDELGLLVWQDFMFACGIYPAPGWFRDSVRAEAEAQVRRLRHHPCLALWCGNNEDYQIAAATGRYDPNLTPEENADRFPARLIYERLLPDICAVLDPTRPYWPGSPYGGADGSDQTFGDRHTWDVWHGRVAPYQEYVAYHGRFVSEFGMQAFPDRATIEAFAPPAERYPQSRTLDHHNKAADGPRRLAVYLSDNVRIPSDLDGYIYATQLVQAEALAMAIRSWRRRWGGPGRYATAGALVWQLNDCWPVISWSLIDYYRRAKPALYAVRRALAPIAPGLARTADSAELWVVNGTTAAADVDVELRTWTLGGDLVVLDKLRVSLLPNRTTELGQFGFDPGSALIFDARVIMNDQVVARASLWPEPLKYLTLPDPVIVLDLASDDELHIRAARPAKGVVLLAGDGVAWSDNYLDLMPGDEQVIRADGLGERPLSVRWLGME